In Phreatobacter aquaticus, a single genomic region encodes these proteins:
- a CDS encoding acyl carrier protein, producing MPSAGDPQAAIEDFLRSRFPVFAGQVLTDETPLLTSGAIDSLGILELMTFLDERFGIELTDEHFDPANFDSLGHLARFVERARK from the coding sequence ATGCCATCCGCCGGCGATCCCCAAGCCGCAATCGAGGACTTCCTGCGCAGCCGGTTTCCGGTTTTTGCGGGACAGGTGCTGACCGATGAGACGCCCTTGCTGACCAGCGGCGCGATCGATTCCCTCGGTATTCTGGAACTGATGACCTTTCTCGACGAGCGGTTCGGCATCGAACTGACCGACGAGCATTTCGATCCCGCCAATTTTGACAGCCTGGGCCATCTGGCGCGCTTCGTGGAGCGGG